A stretch of DNA from Desulfonatronovibrio hydrogenovorans DSM 9292:
AGAAAAACTGGATCGGCAAAAGCACTGGCATGGAGATCGACTTCAGGGTCCATGATTCAGAACGCAGTGTCAAGGTCTTTACCACCAGGCAGGACACCATTTTTGGAGCCACTTTCATGAGTCTGGCTCCCGAGCATCCCTTAGTACCTGAGCTTATCAGGGACAGCCCGGATCAGGACCGGATCCAGGACTTTATAAACAGGGTAACCAGGATGGACCAGATATCAAGGACAGCTGAGAACCTGGAAAAAGAGGGTGTTTTTACTGGAAAATACTGCCTGAATCCGGTCACCAAAGAAAAAATGCCCATCTATATAGCCAATTTTGTCCTGGTGGAATACGGAACCGGTGCTGTAATGGCTGTTCCGGCCCATGACCAGAGAGATATGGAATTCGCCCTGAAATATGACCTGCCAGTCAAAATGGTGGTAAGTCCTCCAGAAGGCCAGGGTCCGGTTCCTGAACCGGAAATGGCCTACGTTGAACCAGGAATCATGGTCAACTCCGGTGAATTCAATGGGATGGACAGCCAAAAGGCCAAAGAAGCCATTGCTGATTACCTCGAGGCCAAAGGACTCGGCAAAAAGACTGTTAACTACCGCTTAAGGGATTGGAACATCTCCAGACAAAGATTCTGGGGGGCGCCCATCCCTGTAATTTATTGTGAAAAATGCGGTCCAGTTCCGGTCCCGGAAAAGGACCTGCCGGTCATTCTTCCCCAGGAGGCCCAAATGCCCGAAGACGGAAGATCGCCCCTGCCCGGCCTTGACAGCTTTATCAATGTCTCCTGTCCCCAATGCTCTGGCCCGGCCCGTCGAGAAACCGACACCATGGACACCTTTGTCGAATCTTCCTGGTATTTTGCCAGATATGCCGATGCAAGAAACGAGACAGAACCTTTTTCTTTAGAAGCCGCGAATTACTGGCTTCCGGTGGACCAGTATATCGGCGGTATAGAGCACGCCATCCTTCATCTCCTTTATTCCCGTTTTTTTGTTAAAGCCTTGAGGGACCTTGGCTATCTGAAAATCGACGAGCCATTCTCCAACCTGCTGACCCAGGGAATGGTCCTTAAAGACGGGGCCAAGATGTCCAAATCCAAAGGAAACGTGGTTGACCCTGATGAGATGATCTCCAGGTATGGCGCGGACACGGTCCGCCTGTTCTGTCTTTTTGCCTCGCCACCCGAAAAGGACCTGGAGTGGAGCGATTCGGCTATCGAAGGTTCGTACCGGTTTCTCAACAGACTCTGGAGGCTGGTGCTGGAGCTTTTGCCTCACCTGGAACCTGTGGGCCCCTGTGCTCCCCTGGACCATTCCTTACTTGATGAAAACGAAAAGAAACTCTGGACCAAGGAGCATGAGACAGTTCAGAAAGTTACCAGGGACATGCTGGAAAAGTTCCAGTTCAACACTGCCATTGCCGGAGCAATGGAACTTGTCAATGCAGTCTATCAAAGCAAAGACGACCTCCTGGATTCACCCAGCGGTAAAAAGATTATTTCTTCGGCCGTGTCATCCGTCCTGACTATCCTGGCCCCCATAACCCCCCATATCTGCGAAGAGCTCTGGCGCAGGATCGGCTACAGCCGTTTCCTTTCCCAGTCTTCCTGGCCGGACTACGATCCAGGAGCCCTTCTCCAGGATCAAGTCCTGGTGGTGATCCAGGTCAATGGCAAGCTCAGGTCCAAACTCAGCGTACCAGCGGATATTTCCCGGCAAGAGCTTGAAAAGCTGGCTCTGGATGATGAAAAGATCCAGAAATACCTCCAGGGCCAGATGGTCGCGAAAATAGTTGTCATTCCCCAGAAACTGGTCAACATTGTTGTCAGGCCCCAATGAAAATCAATCCACTGTCCCCTCTTCTTCTGGGTTTTTGCCTTCTGCTTTGCTCCTGCGGTTACACCTTTGTTGGAGCCTCTCCCATTTCCATGCCCCAGGGCAAACGCATGCTGAACATCACCCATGTTCAGAATCCGACCCAGGAAGCCTGGCTTGAGCCTTATCTCAGGTCATACTTTCAGGACGAATTTACCAGACGGGGCAATGCAAGCTGGGTTCCTGAAGACCAGGCCCAAGGTCTGGTCCGAATGGAAATCAGCCAGTTCAGAACTGCTGACGGCCTTACCAGGGAAAGGGACAGGACAGTTAAGGCCAATGTGACCATTGTGCTTGAAGCTATGATATTTTCAGCCACCAATGGCGAACTCATCTGGTCTTCCGGGTCCATAACCGGTCGAAGCTCATATTTTTTGGCTGCAGAAGACACCTCTCTTCCCGGAAGCATGGGACCTGAACAGAGAAGGGCTTCTGAGGAGGCTGTAGAACAGGCTGTGACCAGACTGGCCGACCGTCTGGGTGACGGCTTCTAAACCGCTTTTCAGGCAGCTTCTGGCCTGCCTGAAGCCGTAATTCCAGTTGACAGTCCAATCAAAGTATCCGGTTGATACGCGGAGGCAGATCAGTGTCCAGACCAGGCTTTTACTTTTGCTTCTGTCCAGACGGCAATCTTCTAACAAGGCAGATCAGCCGCCACCTGGCTGCTACCGGATCAGATTGGGACCAGAAAACCATCTGGTCCGATGATCAGGGCCAGGAAGATGCCCTCTGGTCGGCTCTGAACCTTCCCAGCATGATGGGTCCGCCCAGGGCGGTACTCCTCAGAAAATGCGAAACCCTGCCCGACCGGTTCTGGCCCCAATTGTCCGGCTGCCTGAAGGGCTTTAAACCAAGCATCTGGCCTTTCTTCTGCTTTGAGAATCCCTGGGATAAAAAAAAGCCTAAGATTCCAGCCTCCCTGTCCAAGCAAAAGTTTTTCAAATTTGCCCGGGAAAAGAAATGGATCTGGGAATTTCCAGGTCTTTCCAGACAGAACGTGCCCAGATACATTTCCAGAAAATGCCAGGAACTAGGCATTAAAACCGCTCCAGGAGTACTGGAAGAACTCAGTGCTGTCCTGCCCCTGGACAGTCGGGGCATTGACATGGAACTGGAAAAACTGGCCCTTCTGGCATATCCTGAAAAAACAGTCTGCCAGGATCACCTTCAGGCTGTTCCAGCCCAGCTTGACATTGATATCTTTTCCTTTTTCAAGGCTGTGCAGGGTGGGCAGAACTTAAACCCTGTCTGGAAAAAAATATTTCATGAGCAAAAAACCGGACAGGGAATGCTTTTTCCTTTTCTGGGTCTACTTTTGAGGGAGGCTAGAATACTCTGGCTGCTTTCAACAGGAATGGATCCAAAGGTCAACCTCTATCCAAGCCTTAAAAGAGAAAAGACCGCCCTGGCCAGATCCCTGGGCCCAAAACGCATAGCAATGCTCTGGGATCTTGTGCTTGAAGCTGAAACCGGGGTGAAATCAGGCAGGCTGGATACGGATCAGGCCATGGAAAATCTTGCTGCAAAACTGTTCAAGCTTTTTTCAGGGCAACAGGTGCTTTTATGATCAAAACAAGGCCCCATTACATCGGACACCGAAAAAGGCTCCGGCAAAGGCTTGACAACGATCCTTCCCAACTGCACGATTATGAAATACTTGAACTTGTTTTGGGCTATGCCCTGCCCAGGAAGGATACCAAACCCCTGGCCAAGACCCTGCTGAGCCGATATGGAAATTTCAAGGAAATCCTGGCGGCCAAACCAAAAGACCTTGAATCCATTGACGGAATCGG
This window harbors:
- the leuS gene encoding leucine--tRNA ligase, with the protein product MNSKYRPLEIERKWQQKWEQDQSFLVTHNDHRPKYYVLEMFPYPSGRIHMGHVRNYSIGDVVARLKRMQGYNVIHPMGWDAFGLPAENAAIKNKSHPAKWTYENISYMRSELKKLGYSYDWTRELATCHPGYYKWEQLFFLKFLEKGLVYRKKAPVNWCPTCMTVLANEQVEAGVCWRCDSAVEKKELSQWFLRITSYAEELLECLDKLSQGWPERVVAMQKNWIGKSTGMEIDFRVHDSERSVKVFTTRQDTIFGATFMSLAPEHPLVPELIRDSPDQDRIQDFINRVTRMDQISRTAENLEKEGVFTGKYCLNPVTKEKMPIYIANFVLVEYGTGAVMAVPAHDQRDMEFALKYDLPVKMVVSPPEGQGPVPEPEMAYVEPGIMVNSGEFNGMDSQKAKEAIADYLEAKGLGKKTVNYRLRDWNISRQRFWGAPIPVIYCEKCGPVPVPEKDLPVILPQEAQMPEDGRSPLPGLDSFINVSCPQCSGPARRETDTMDTFVESSWYFARYADARNETEPFSLEAANYWLPVDQYIGGIEHAILHLLYSRFFVKALRDLGYLKIDEPFSNLLTQGMVLKDGAKMSKSKGNVVDPDEMISRYGADTVRLFCLFASPPEKDLEWSDSAIEGSYRFLNRLWRLVLELLPHLEPVGPCAPLDHSLLDENEKKLWTKEHETVQKVTRDMLEKFQFNTAIAGAMELVNAVYQSKDDLLDSPSGKKIISSAVSSVLTILAPITPHICEELWRRIGYSRFLSQSSWPDYDPGALLQDQVLVVIQVNGKLRSKLSVPADISRQELEKLALDDEKIQKYLQGQMVAKIVVIPQKLVNIVVRPQ
- the lptE gene encoding LPS assembly lipoprotein LptE, with product MKINPLSPLLLGFCLLLCSCGYTFVGASPISMPQGKRMLNITHVQNPTQEAWLEPYLRSYFQDEFTRRGNASWVPEDQAQGLVRMEISQFRTADGLTRERDRTVKANVTIVLEAMIFSATNGELIWSSGSITGRSSYFLAAEDTSLPGSMGPEQRRASEEAVEQAVTRLADRLGDGF
- the holA gene encoding DNA polymerase III subunit delta, which translates into the protein MSRPGFYFCFCPDGNLLTRQISRHLAATGSDWDQKTIWSDDQGQEDALWSALNLPSMMGPPRAVLLRKCETLPDRFWPQLSGCLKGFKPSIWPFFCFENPWDKKKPKIPASLSKQKFFKFAREKKWIWEFPGLSRQNVPRYISRKCQELGIKTAPGVLEELSAVLPLDSRGIDMELEKLALLAYPEKTVCQDHLQAVPAQLDIDIFSFFKAVQGGQNLNPVWKKIFHEQKTGQGMLFPFLGLLLREARILWLLSTGMDPKVNLYPSLKREKTALARSLGPKRIAMLWDLVLEAETGVKSGRLDTDQAMENLAAKLFKLFSGQQVLL